A section of the Deltaproteobacteria bacterium GWC2_65_14 genome encodes:
- a CDS encoding phosphopantothenoylcysteine decarboxylase: MLSGKEIVLGVTGGIAAYKACEILRELTAEGANVRTILTASGAKFITPLTLQTLSKNPVVTDLFDLWSEAEIGHISLAQRADLLLIAPATANILGKIRGGIADDMLSTVVTATDAPVLLAPAMNDRMYASAAVQENLGVLRARGFHFVEPDVGDLACGTHGPGRLAAVGKIVEMSRIVLTEKILSGKKVVVSAGPTVEPLDPVRVLSNRSSGKMGYAMARVARRFGAEVTLVAGPGALPDPPFIDTVRVRSGEEMKRAVEKAAREADAVVMCAAVADFRAAKVSRSKIKKEGFSWRLDLAPTADILESLGNDKGKKVLIGFAAETEDIVRHAGEKMRRKNLDAIVANDVSRTDIGFESDDNEVRILFADGEVRELPLSSKEGIAVGVWIAVKGKLL, translated from the coding sequence ATCTTGTCGGGGAAGGAAATTGTCCTGGGGGTGACGGGGGGGATCGCCGCCTACAAGGCCTGCGAGATCCTCCGGGAACTGACGGCGGAGGGGGCGAACGTCCGGACGATCCTGACGGCGTCGGGGGCGAAGTTCATCACCCCGCTGACGCTGCAGACCCTGTCGAAGAACCCGGTCGTCACCGACCTGTTCGACCTCTGGTCCGAGGCGGAGATCGGGCACATCTCCCTCGCCCAGCGTGCGGATCTGCTCCTGATCGCGCCCGCCACCGCGAACATCCTCGGAAAGATCCGCGGGGGGATCGCGGACGACATGCTCTCCACCGTGGTCACGGCGACCGACGCTCCGGTGCTGCTTGCCCCGGCGATGAACGACCGGATGTACGCCTCGGCGGCGGTCCAGGAGAACCTCGGAGTCCTGCGCGCCCGCGGGTTCCACTTCGTGGAGCCGGACGTGGGGGATCTCGCCTGCGGGACGCACGGGCCGGGGAGGCTGGCGGCGGTCGGGAAGATCGTGGAGATGTCCCGGATCGTCCTGACGGAGAAGATTCTCTCGGGGAAAAAGGTCGTCGTGAGCGCGGGACCGACCGTGGAGCCGCTGGACCCCGTCCGGGTCCTCTCGAACCGGTCGTCGGGAAAAATGGGGTACGCGATGGCCCGCGTCGCCCGGAGGTTCGGCGCGGAGGTCACGCTGGTGGCCGGGCCCGGCGCGCTGCCGGACCCCCCGTTCATCGACACGGTCCGCGTCCGGTCGGGGGAGGAGATGAAGCGCGCGGTCGAGAAGGCCGCGCGGGAGGCCGACGCGGTGGTGATGTGCGCGGCGGTGGCCGATTTCCGTGCCGCGAAGGTCTCCCGCTCCAAGATCAAGAAGGAGGGCTTCTCCTGGCGGCTCGATCTCGCCCCGACGGCGGACATCCTGGAATCGCTGGGGAACGACAAGGGGAAGAAGGTCCTGATCGGGTTCGCCGCCGAGACCGAAGACATCGTCCGCCACGCGGGAGAGAAGATGCGGCGCAAGAACCTGGACGCGATCGTCGCGAACGACGTCTCCCGCACCGATATCGGATTCGAGTCGGACGACAACGAGGTGAGGATCCTCTTCGCCGACGGCGAGGTGCGGGAGCTGCCTCTCTCCTCGAAGGAGGGGATCGCCGTGGGCGTCTGGATCGCCGTCAAGGGAAAGCTGCTGTAG
- a CDS encoding nucleotidyltransferase has protein sequence MKAVVMAGGFGTRLRPLTEKLPKPMAYVANRPMMEHVVRLLAREGITDLEVLLYFYPDKITSYFGDGSRWGVSIHYIGAEADYGTAGAVKNAESRMDGTFLVISADIITDFDLSRAIEFHRERGAAATIVLTRVPNPLQYGIVITAEDGRIVRFLEKPSWGEVFSDTINTGIYILEPEVLSLIPPGKSFDFSKNLFPAMLERGDRLLGYIAEGYWKDVGNLDEYLNVHLDILGGKGGIEFDGKKAGDGNVWIGENSRVDYTSELHNVVLGKDCVVEAGVSAENVVLGDGCVVEEGAVLQSTVVWPRTRIHKGARLLENVIGSDCEIRGRAFIAERAVISDHCTIGTEAVVKANVKVWPHKTVEDGAVLSSSLIWGEKWARSLFGAYGVYGLANHEISPEFAAKIGAAYAATFGRKVVLSTSRDSHKTSRMINRAIMTGMLSVGVDVHDYGVTPLPVVRYLSRSHREEKGGVHTRKSPFNPSFVDLKFFDENGLNLPMNVEKNAELLFFREDFVRADSEETGEISFPVGGFDTYVDGFIKAIDGKAVKERGFNIVIDYSYGSSTLIFPRILGRLGVETVALNANLDAARITKTEEEFDRGLRHLTAIARSLSADFAVMLDTGGEKIFLADEKGEILPDWVALQVVALLACRRKREGKVGVPVTASRNIEKIAARFGMEVVRTRTLPRSLMETAAREGISFVGDDNGGYMFPRFQPAFDGMFSIVRLMEMLARESRSLSDTLREIPPTVLLKKKIPCAWEHKGTLMRMLTEHAKGKQAQVIDGVKIFRGEDWALVYPSQDEAYFHLVVETEDRNVAEEIAADYTDLFSSWAQKL, from the coding sequence ATGAAGGCTGTCGTGATGGCGGGGGGGTTCGGGACGAGGCTGCGCCCTCTCACGGAGAAGCTTCCGAAGCCGATGGCGTACGTGGCGAACCGCCCGATGATGGAGCATGTGGTCCGCCTCCTGGCGCGCGAGGGGATCACCGACCTGGAGGTCCTGCTCTACTTCTACCCGGACAAGATCACCTCCTATTTCGGGGACGGCTCCCGGTGGGGGGTCTCCATCCACTACATCGGCGCCGAGGCCGACTACGGCACCGCGGGGGCGGTCAAGAACGCGGAGTCCCGGATGGACGGGACCTTCCTCGTCATCAGCGCCGACATCATCACCGACTTCGATCTCTCCCGGGCGATCGAGTTCCACCGGGAGCGCGGCGCCGCCGCCACGATCGTCCTCACCCGCGTCCCCAACCCGCTCCAGTACGGGATCGTCATCACCGCGGAGGACGGGCGGATCGTCCGGTTCCTCGAGAAGCCCTCCTGGGGGGAGGTCTTCTCCGACACCATCAACACCGGGATCTACATCCTCGAGCCGGAGGTGCTCTCCCTCATCCCCCCGGGGAAGAGCTTCGACTTCAGCAAGAACCTCTTCCCGGCGATGCTGGAGCGGGGGGACCGGCTGCTCGGCTACATCGCGGAAGGATACTGGAAGGACGTCGGAAACCTCGACGAGTACCTGAACGTCCACCTCGACATCCTGGGGGGGAAGGGCGGGATCGAGTTCGACGGGAAGAAGGCGGGCGACGGGAACGTCTGGATCGGGGAGAATTCCCGCGTCGACTACACCTCCGAGCTCCATAACGTCGTGCTCGGGAAGGACTGCGTGGTGGAGGCGGGGGTCTCCGCGGAGAACGTGGTCCTGGGGGACGGCTGCGTCGTGGAGGAGGGAGCGGTCCTCCAGTCCACGGTCGTCTGGCCCCGCACGAGGATCCACAAGGGGGCGCGGCTCCTGGAGAACGTCATCGGATCGGACTGCGAGATCCGGGGGAGGGCCTTCATCGCCGAGCGGGCGGTGATCAGCGACCACTGCACGATCGGGACCGAGGCGGTGGTGAAGGCGAACGTCAAGGTCTGGCCCCACAAGACGGTGGAGGACGGCGCGGTGCTCTCCTCCTCCCTCATCTGGGGGGAGAAGTGGGCGCGCTCCCTCTTCGGGGCCTACGGGGTCTACGGGCTGGCGAACCACGAGATCTCCCCGGAGTTCGCCGCGAAGATCGGCGCGGCCTACGCCGCCACCTTCGGCCGGAAGGTCGTCCTCTCCACGAGCCGGGACAGCCACAAGACCTCGCGGATGATCAACCGGGCGATCATGACCGGGATGCTCTCGGTGGGGGTCGACGTCCACGACTACGGCGTGACCCCGCTGCCGGTCGTGCGCTACCTCTCCCGGAGCCACCGTGAGGAGAAGGGGGGGGTGCACACGCGGAAGAGCCCCTTCAACCCCTCCTTCGTGGACCTGAAGTTCTTCGACGAGAACGGGCTGAACCTCCCGATGAACGTCGAGAAAAACGCCGAGCTGCTCTTCTTCCGGGAGGACTTCGTCCGGGCGGACAGCGAGGAGACGGGGGAGATCTCCTTCCCCGTGGGCGGATTCGACACCTACGTCGACGGCTTCATCAAGGCGATCGACGGGAAGGCGGTCAAGGAGCGGGGATTCAACATCGTGATCGACTATTCCTACGGCTCCTCCACCCTGATCTTCCCCCGGATCCTGGGACGCCTCGGAGTCGAGACGGTCGCCCTGAACGCGAACCTGGACGCGGCCCGCATCACGAAGACCGAGGAGGAGTTCGACCGCGGGCTGCGCCACCTCACGGCGATCGCCCGCTCCCTCTCGGCCGATTTCGCCGTGATGCTCGACACCGGCGGCGAGAAGATCTTCCTCGCCGACGAGAAGGGGGAGATCCTCCCGGACTGGGTGGCGCTCCAGGTGGTCGCGCTGCTCGCCTGCCGCAGGAAGCGGGAGGGAAAGGTCGGGGTCCCGGTCACCGCCTCCCGGAACATCGAGAAGATCGCCGCGAGGTTCGGGATGGAGGTCGTCCGGACGCGGACCCTGCCGCGCTCCCTGATGGAGACCGCCGCGCGGGAGGGGATCTCCTTCGTGGGCGACGACAACGGCGGCTACATGTTCCCGAGGTTCCAGCCCGCCTTCGACGGGATGTTCTCGATCGTCCGGCTCATGGAGATGCTCGCGCGGGAATCCCGCTCCCTCTCCGACACCCTGCGGGAGATCCCGCCGACCGTGCTCCTGAAGAAGAAGATCCCCTGCGCCTGGGAGCACAAGGGGACCCTGATGCGGATGCTGACCGAGCATGCCAAGGGGAAGCAGGCCCAGGTCATAGACGGGGTCAAGATCTTCCGCGGCGAGGACTGGGCGCTGGTCTACCCCAGCCAGGACGAGGCCTATTTCCACCTCGTCGTGGAGACGGAGGACCGGAACGTCGCGGAGGAGATCGCCGCCGACTACACCGATCTCTTTTCCTCGTGGGCGCAGAAGCTGTGA
- a CDS encoding NUDIX hydrolase, whose translation MSGSGPGAFRGPSPTADVIIEVGDRIVLVLRKHPPAGWAIPGGFIDEGERARDAAVREALEETGLSVTLTALLGVYSDPSRDPRRHTISAVYIGRARGTPAAGDDAAEARLFGESDLPSPIAFDHAAILADYFRFRRTGKRPL comes from the coding sequence CTGTCCGGGTCCGGCCCCGGGGCCTTCCGGGGACCCTCCCCCACCGCGGACGTCATCATCGAGGTCGGGGACCGGATCGTCCTGGTCCTTAGGAAGCATCCTCCCGCGGGCTGGGCCATCCCCGGGGGATTCATCGACGAGGGAGAGCGGGCCCGGGATGCCGCGGTGCGCGAGGCGCTCGAGGAGACCGGCCTTTCCGTGACCCTCACCGCGCTGCTCGGGGTCTACTCCGACCCGTCGAGGGACCCTCGCCGCCACACGATCTCCGCCGTCTACATCGGCCGGGCCCGCGGGACACCCGCCGCGGGAGACGACGCGGCCGAGGCGCGGCTGTTCGGGGAGTCCGACCTTCCCTCGCCGATCGCCTTCGACCACGCCGCGATCCTCGCGGACTACTTCCGGTTCCGCCGGACCGGGAAGCGGCCGCTGTGA
- a CDS encoding serine protease, translated as MLLSAAAAPAWGQKSASAPGVLVATISGSINPVSAEYLVSAIERAEEEGAALLVVELDTPGGLDSSMRQMVREILRTDVPVAVYVSPSGARAASAGVLVTIASDVAAMATGTNIGAAHPVSMGGGQMDNTMAKKVENDAATYARSLAEKKGRNGDWAESAVRESASLTATDALEKKVIDLVSPSLEALLDRIHGRKIEKNGKTVVLSTRSARVVRYPMGLRHRILSSLADPNIAYILMMIGVYGIFFELSNPGAVFPGIVGGIALILGFYSLQTLSANYAGFLLIALALILFILEVKIASHGALTIGGIIALVLGSLMLFRSSVDPYLRISWGVILAMVGISAAFFGTVVTLAVRSQLRKPVTGSEGLIGEIGAAVTDFTGKGKGKVFVVGELWDASCDTPLRKGEEVTVTRREGMTLVVKPKS; from the coding sequence CTGTTGCTTTCCGCCGCCGCCGCTCCCGCGTGGGGGCAGAAGAGCGCCTCCGCGCCCGGGGTGCTGGTCGCCACGATCTCCGGCTCGATCAACCCCGTGAGCGCCGAGTACCTCGTCTCCGCGATCGAGCGCGCGGAGGAGGAGGGCGCCGCGCTGCTCGTCGTGGAGCTGGACACCCCGGGGGGGCTCGACAGCTCGATGCGGCAGATGGTCCGGGAGATCCTCCGGACCGACGTCCCCGTGGCCGTGTACGTCTCCCCGTCCGGGGCCCGGGCCGCCTCCGCGGGGGTGCTGGTCACCATCGCCTCGGACGTGGCCGCCATGGCGACGGGGACGAACATCGGCGCCGCCCATCCGGTGAGCATGGGGGGCGGCCAGATGGACAACACGATGGCGAAGAAGGTGGAGAACGACGCCGCGACCTATGCCCGCTCCCTCGCGGAGAAGAAGGGGCGCAACGGCGACTGGGCCGAGAGCGCCGTCCGGGAGAGCGCGTCGCTCACGGCGACCGACGCCCTCGAGAAGAAGGTGATCGACCTGGTGTCCCCCTCCCTCGAGGCGCTGCTCGACCGGATCCACGGGCGGAAGATCGAGAAGAACGGGAAGACGGTCGTGCTTTCGACCCGCAGTGCCCGGGTCGTCCGCTACCCGATGGGACTGCGGCACCGGATCCTCTCCTCGCTGGCCGACCCGAACATCGCCTACATCCTCATGATGATCGGCGTCTACGGAATCTTCTTCGAGCTCTCCAACCCCGGGGCGGTCTTTCCGGGGATCGTCGGCGGGATCGCACTGATCCTCGGCTTCTACTCCCTGCAGACCCTCTCGGCGAACTACGCCGGGTTCCTGCTGATCGCGCTCGCGTTGATCCTGTTCATTCTCGAGGTCAAGATCGCCTCCCACGGAGCCCTGACCATCGGGGGAATCATCGCCCTCGTTCTCGGGAGTCTCATGCTGTTTCGTTCCTCGGTGGATCCATACCTTCGCATCTCCTGGGGAGTCATTCTCGCGATGGTCGGCATCTCCGCGGCGTTCTTCGGGACCGTGGTCACCCTCGCGGTGCGCAGCCAGCTCCGCAAGCCTGTGACGGGGTCGGAGGGGCTGATCGGGGAGATCGGGGCGGCCGTGACGGACTTCACGGGGAAGGGGAAGGGGAAGGTCTTCGTCGTGGGGGAGCTGTGGGACGCGTCCTGCGATACGCCGCTTCGGAAAGGGGAGGAGGTGACGGTTACGCGGAGAGAGGGAATGACGCTTGTGGTGAAGCCAAAATCGTAG
- a CDS encoding MBL fold metallo-hydrolase gives MEVGPLAVNAFIVEDPAARKAVVVDPGGDGESLLREIGNLGLAVEKILLTHGHFDHVGAVGLLREKTGAPVYVHADDLERMLGARRQGMLFGLSVQNPPKPDHLVADGDTVSFGGVDFRVAHTPGHTPGCVCYIAGGMAFVGDLIFAGSIGRTDLPGGSYETLIDSVRTRIFTLSDDTVLFPGHGPATTVGEEKRTNPFFTGGT, from the coding sequence ATGGAGGTCGGCCCGCTCGCGGTGAATGCCTTCATCGTGGAGGATCCGGCCGCCCGGAAGGCGGTCGTGGTCGACCCCGGGGGGGACGGGGAGTCGCTCCTCCGGGAGATCGGGAATCTCGGCCTAGCGGTGGAGAAGATCCTGCTGACCCACGGGCACTTCGACCATGTCGGCGCGGTCGGGCTCCTCCGGGAGAAGACGGGCGCCCCCGTGTACGTGCACGCCGACGACCTGGAGAGGATGCTCGGGGCCCGCCGGCAGGGGATGCTGTTCGGGCTCTCGGTGCAGAACCCCCCGAAGCCGGATCACCTGGTGGCCGACGGGGACACCGTCTCCTTCGGAGGGGTCGATTTCCGCGTGGCGCATACTCCCGGGCACACCCCGGGCTGCGTCTGCTACATCGCCGGCGGGATGGCGTTCGTCGGAGACCTGATCTTCGCCGGGTCGATCGGGAGGACCGACCTTCCGGGAGGATCGTACGAAACGCTGATCGATTCGGTTCGGACCAGGATTTTCACCCTTTCCGACGACACGGTGCTGTTCCCGGGCCACGGGCCGGCGACCACCGTCGGGGAGGAGAAGCGGACAAATCCGTTCTTCACGGGAGGAACCTGA